In a genomic window of Wyeomyia smithii strain HCP4-BCI-WySm-NY-G18 chromosome 1, ASM2978416v1, whole genome shotgun sequence:
- the LOC129718756 gene encoding 60S ribosomal export protein NMD3 has translation MEYISQSDGPSVSIGANHKNKILCCECGVPIEPNPSNMCVACLRTHVDITANIPKQAVVFFCRNCERYLNPPSEWVQCSLESKELLSVCLKRLKGLKEVKLVDAGFVWTEPHSKRIKVKLTVHGEVMDGVVLQQVFVVEFTVNNQMCDDCHRTEAKDFWRCLVQVRQKSINKKTLFYLEQMILKHKAHENTLGIKPSPSGGLDFYYATDAHARKMVDFLQAVLPVKVTNSKKLISHDIHSNSYNYKYSYAVDVVPVSKGSLICLNKKLQQQLGHIAPICLVTKVANAIHLMDPLSAQMAEVQNMAFWKNPFEAICNPKQMVEFVVMDVEIIRDQEKRNFPGQGPVSFKHILADVWLVKASELGTNENTIHTRSHLGHLLKPGDSVLGYDLRDANINNCEFEKLKQDTVPDVLLIKKFYDRTSRKQIRNWKLKHLAEDVALDTDIENDYNEFLEDLEEDPDMRQNVNIFKDGSKAIPVDVNDMEDPSVPRITLEEMLDDLVLDDVDMPEA, from the exons ATGGAATACATTAGTCAAAGTGATGGTCCGTCGGTGTCGATCGGAGCAAACCATAAAAACAAAAT TCTTTGTTGCGAGTGTGGTGTTCCGATAGAACCGAACCCTTCTAATATGTGCGTTGCGTGTTTGCGCACCCACGTGGATATCACGGCCAATATTCCCAAGCAGGCGGTTGTGTTTTTCTGTCGTAATTGCGAACGATATCTGAATCCTCCCAGTGAATGGGTGCAGTGTAGTTTGGAATCGAAGGAATTGCTATCGGTTTGCCTAAAGCGGCTGAAGGGCTTGAAGGAGGTCAAGCTGGTCGATGCCGGATTTGTCTGGACGGAGCCACATTCCAAACGAATTAAGGTCAAGCTAACCGTTCACGGTGAAGTCATGGATGGCGTTGTGCTGCAGCAGGTTTTTGTCGTCGAGTTTACGGTGAACAATCAAATGTGCGATGATTGCCACCGTACTGAGGCGAAGGATTTCTGGCGCTGTCTAGTGCAG GTCCGTCAAAAATCGATAAACAAAAAAACGCTTTTTTATTTGGAACAAATGATTTTGAAACATAAGGCTCATGAGAACACGTTAGGGATTAAGCCATCGCCTTCTGGAGGACTTGATTTTTACTATGCTACCGACGCCCATGCCCGTAAAATGGTTGACTTTCTCCAAGCAGTGTTACCCGTGAAAGTAACCAACTCGAAGAAACTCATTTCTCATGATATTCACAGCAATTCCTATAACTACAAGTATTCGTACGCTGTAGATGTAGTACCAGTTTCTAAAGGAAGTCTTATATGCttgaacaaaaaactccagcaGCAGCTCGGCCACATTGCGCCAATTTGTTTGGTTACCAAAGTAGCCAACGCAATACACTTGATGGATCCACTCAGCGCGCAGATGGCCGAAGTACAAAATATGGCCTTTTGGAAAAATCCGTTCGAAGCTATCTGCAATCCTAAGCAAATGGTTGAGTTTGTTGTAATGGACGTGGAAATCATTCGTGATCAAGAGAAGCGTAATTTTCCTGGCCAAGGGCCAGTTTCATTTAAACACATTCTGGCGGACGTGTGGCTGGTAAAAGCTTCCGAATTGGGAACCAATGAAAACACGATCCACACTCGGTCTCACTTGGGTCATTTGCTCAAACCGGGCGATTCTGTTTTGGGCTACGATTTGCGTGATGCTAATATAAACAATTGTGAGTTTGAGAAGCTTAAACAGGATACCGTTCCGGATGTGTTGCTTATTAAGAAGTTCTACGATCGAACCAGCCGGAAGCAAATCCGGAACTGGAAGTTGAAACATTTAGCTGAGGATGTCGCGCTTGACACGGACATTGAGAATGATTACAACGAATTCTTGGAGGACTTGGAGGAAGATCCGGATATGCGACAGAACGTGAACATATTTAAGGACGGCAGCAAAGCCATACCGGTGGATGTCAACGATATGGAGGATCCGTCAGTTCCGCGAATTACGCTGGAAGAGATGCTAGACGATCTGGTGCTGGATGATGTTGATATGCCGGAGGCCTAA